A genomic region of Paralichthys olivaceus isolate ysfri-2021 chromosome 18, ASM2471397v2, whole genome shotgun sequence contains the following coding sequences:
- the purbb gene encoding transcriptional regulator protein Pur-beta, with translation MVELKMADGDSGSERGGSSGGGGGGFQHFQRDQETQELASKRLDIQNKRFYLDVKQNSKGRFIKIAEVGAGGSKSRLTLSLSVAAEFRDYLGDFIEHYAQLGPSSPEQIAQAAVGEDGGPRRALKSEFLVRENRKYYLDLKENQRGRFLRIRQTVNRGPGFGVGGPVGGMLSGQTIALPAQGLIEFRDALAKLIDDYGGDDEELVGGTAAGGYGELPEGTSIMVDSKRFFFDVGSNKYGVFLRVSEVKPSYRNSITIPFKAWGKFGGAFSRYAEEMKEIQERQRDKMYERRDESEGDDVEDD, from the coding sequence ATGGTGGAGCTGAAGATGGCGGATGGAGACAGTGGGAGTGAGCGCGGCGGCAGCAGCGGGGGAGGCGGCGGTGGTTTCCAGCACTTCCAGCGGGACCAGGAGACCCAGGAGCTGGCGTCCAAGCGCCTCGACATCCAGAACAAGCGCTTCTACCTGGACGTCAAGCAGAACAGCAAGGGCAGGTTCATCAAAATCGCAGAGGTCGGGGCCGGGGGCTCCAAAAGTCGCCTGACCCTCTCGCTGTCGGTGGCGGCGGAGTTCCGTGACTACCTCGGGGATTTCATCGAGCACTACGCCCAGCTGGGGCCTAGCAGTCCGGAGCAGATAGCCCAGGCTGCTGTGGGGGAGGATGGCGGGCCCAGGCGAGCGCTCAAGAGCGAGTTTCTCGTCCGGGAGAACCGCAAGTACTACCTGGACCTGAAGGAGAACCAGCGGGGGAGGTTCCTGCGGATCCGACAGACCGTCAACCGCGGACCTGGCTTTGGAGTCGGGGGCCCAGTGGGCGGCATGCTCTCCGGCCAGACCATAGCCCTTCCGGCCCAGGGGTTAATAGAGTTTAGAGACGCCCTCGCTAAGCTCATAGATGACTACGGGGGAGACGACGAGGAGCTGGTCGGTGGTACGGCCGCCGGCGGCTACGGTGAGCTCCCCGAGGGCACCTCCATCATGGTGGACTCCAAGCGGTTCTTCTTCGACGTCGGCTCCAACAAATACGGGGTGTTCCTGCGTGTGAGCGAGGTGAAGCCCAGCTACAGGAACTCTATCACCATCCCCTTCAAAGCCTGGGGCAAATTCGGAGGAGCTTTCTCCAGATACGCCgaggagatgaaggagatcCAGGAGAGGCAGCGGGATAAGATGTACGAGCGGAGGGATGAGTCCGAGGGAGACGACGTGGAGGACGACTGA